In one Melopsittacus undulatus isolate bMelUnd1 chromosome 4, bMelUnd1.mat.Z, whole genome shotgun sequence genomic region, the following are encoded:
- the LOC115947370 gene encoding pancreatic lipase-related protein 2-like: MTYFCHFTKKSWVESCSNWSDLVRLISDEAYLIQGDIPQHQPTEPQVQLETQALWSSSGMFAVWITTLLLNEAKGREVCYGRLGCFTDKPPWSGIPGRELAGLPSSPEYVNTNFFLYTRDNIMKHQKISATSPSTIKASNFRTHRKTRFLIHGHLAGADLPWISKMCRFMFHTEDVNCILTDWRGGSNGLYTEAVNNVRIVGAELVYLVNLLEKDYGYSPANIHFIGHSLGAHAAGEAGRRKPGIGRITGLDPAGPLFQYTPATVRLDPSDAAFVDVIHTHAGHLFFDFAPGILQPCGHLDFYPNGGKKMPGCKQLRVPTGNRSINDLMREYRSLGCGHKRSLRYYAESINTPNGFVGYQCETYRAFVLGDCFPCPKEGCPLMGHYADTFLHKTEKEHQKVYLNTGPSFPYARWRKEIHVKVSATETMEGNIDVALTGTNGIRRKYTVDKGTFKPGNTYLNYIDTEISGNISKVEFLWKKHRGHVHRGCMGAEEVTIISGENGNVSVFCGCGTVQQSTWQDLALC; this comes from the exons ATGAC gtatttctgtcattttacaaagaaaagttGG GTGGAGTCATGCAGTAACTGGTCTGACCTGGTTCGTCTTATCTCAGATGAAGCATACCTTATACAAGGAGATATCCCTCAGCACCAGCCAACAGAGCCACAGGTGCAGCTGGAAACCCAAGCGTTGTGGAGCAGCAGTGGG ATGTTTGCAGTATGGATCACTACTCTTCTTCTCAATGAAGCCAAAG GAAGGGAGGTTTGCTACGGAAGACTTGGATGCTTTACAGATAAACCCCCTTGGTCTGGGATCCCAGGGAGAGAACTGGCAGGCTTGCCCAGCTCTCCAGAATATGTGAACAccaatttctttctttacacTAGAGACAACATCATGAAACATCAA aaaatttCAGCTACAAGTCCTTCAACTATCAAAGCTTCCAATTTCAGGACACACAGGAAAACTCGCTTCCTTATACATGGTCATCTTGCTGGAGCAGATCTCCCCTGGATATCAAAGATGTGCAGG TTCATGTTCCACACTGAAGATGTGAACTGCATTTTGACTGACTGGAGAGGTGGCTCCAACGGTTTGTACACTGAAGCAGTTAACAACGTCCGCATTGTGGGGGCTGAGCTGGTATATCTGGTGAACCTTCTGGAG AAAGACTATGGCTACTCTCCTGCCAACATTCATTTCATTGGCCATAGTCTTGGAGCACATGCGgcaggggaggcagggagaaggaaacCTGGCATTGGAAGAATAACAG GTTTGGATCCAGCTGGGCCCCTTTTCCAGTATACTCCCGCAACGGTTAGGCTGGATCCTTCAGATGCAGCATTTGTTGATGTAATTCATACTCATGCTGGTCATCTTTTCTTTGACTTTG CTCCAGGGATTCTTCAGCCTTGTGGCCACCTGGATTTTTACCCAAATGGGGGGAAGAAGATGCCAGGATGCAAACAGCTTCGTGTACCTACTGGGAATCGGAGCATCAATGACCTTATGAGag AATATAGATCTCTTGGATGTGGACATAAAAGAAGTCTCCGGTACTATGCTGAGAGTATTAATACTCCAAATGGATTTGTCGGGTATCAGTGTGAAACTTATCGAGCCTTTGTATTG GGAGACTGCTTCCCGTGTCCAAAGGAAGGATGTCCACTAATGGGTCATTATGCTGATACATTTttacataaaactgaaaaagaacatCAAAAAGTTTATTTAAACACAGGACCTTCCTTTCCATATGCCC GCTGGCGGAAAGAGATACATGTCAAAGTGTCTGCAACAGAAACCATGGAGGGAAATATAGACGTAGCCTTGACTGGAACTAATGGGATCAGGAGAAAATATACAGTTGACAA GGGAACTTTCAAACCAGGCAACACGTACTTGAACTACATTGATACAGAAATTTCTGGGAACATTTCAAAAGTTGAGTTTCTCTGGAAAAAGCATCGAGGTCATGTACACAGAGGCTGCATGGGAGCTGAAGAAGTCACAATAATATCTGGGGAAAACGGAAATGT GTCTGTGTTCTGTGGCTGTGGAACTGTGCAACAGAGCACATGGCAAGACCTGGCCCTTTGCTGA